The following is a genomic window from Polyodon spathula isolate WHYD16114869_AA unplaced genomic scaffold, ASM1765450v1 scaffolds_2737, whole genome shotgun sequence.
TTCTATCTTGCATATTTGTCGCGTTGGAAGATAAGCTGTCTGCtaatcagcctacgagcagatggtatcattgtactttgtagaatgttttgatacatggctgcatttattcaatcttcaatcacacaaatgtctccagtccctgaccTGCTGAACACCCCACATCGTGACCGAACCACCTCCACGTTTACTGTAGGTATGAGGTTTTCTTCATTCACCTTTTTCCCTCCAAGCAGTCTCTCGCCGGGAGGACGCTGGGACTGCAGTCGGTTAGTTTAGAGGATTTGATCCCAAAGACAGTATAGCTGAGGGTTTCCTAGGGCATTGGATCACCAGCAGAGGAATGGCTCCAATACTGAGAGCTAAAGTCAAGCAGAAAGCCACCATCCATCCAGAGACTCCTGGGAAAAAATCCCCTGGAAAACAAGACAGCAGCTCAACACACTGGAAaaaacacacccctcccaacactgaccacccACGCAGGTACCTCTGAAGTTTGCTGTAACCACAAGTCATAAGCACACACCCACCCCTCACAGTGGAGCATCCCACACAAACTTAACCAGTTTAAAATGACATGAAGATGTCAACACTGACCTGTACACAGACCTCAAGTGAGCAATCCAACACACCAACAGGGAAAGGTTTTGAGAAAAGAGGAGATGCATCCACATAGACATCAATTCTGGGTATTatagcattccacacacccctcaagcaacactgaccacacccctcatagtgagcattccacacacccctcccaacactgaccacacccctcacacagtgagcattccacacacccctcccaacactgaccacacccctcatagtgagcattccacacacccctcccaacactgaccacacccctcatagtgagcattccacacacccctcccaacactgaccacacccctcatagtgagcattccacacacccctcccaacactgaccacacccctcatagtgagcattccacacacccctcccaacactgaccacacccctcatagtgagcattccacacacccctcccaacactgaccacacccctcatagtgagcattccacacacccctcccaacactgaccacacccctcatagtgagcattccacacacccctcccaacactgaccacacccctcatagtgagcattccacacacccctcccaacactgaccacacccctcatagtgagcattccacacacactgaccacacccctcatagtgagcattccacacacccctcccaacactgaccacacccctcatagtgagcattccacacacccctcccaacactgaccacacccctcatagtgagcattccacacacccctcccaacactgaccacacatGTGaccacacacacccctcccaacacacCCCTGAcacatagtgagcattccacacacccctcccaacactgaccacacccctcatagtgagcattccacacacccctcccaacactgaccacacccctcatagtgagcattccacacacccctcccaacactgaccacacagtgacacacccctcatagtgagcattccacacaccctcatcatagtgagcattccacacacccctcccaacactgaccacacccctcatgtgtttgattcattccactggtccactagttcatgtgtttgaccCCTCATATTGACTGGTCCACAcacatgtgtttgattcagacaCTGACTGGTCccctagttcatgtgtttgattcagatattgactggtccactattcatgtgttttcatgtgtttgattcagatattgactggtccactagttcatgtgtttgaatATCATGTTGATTGAGATGTTGATGGCCCATCATTATGACTGTAATCTATGGTCAGTGTCAGTCAGGCTCAATCCACAAAGATGTGATACTCACTGGATATGTGGAGTTTGGATTCCCAGTCTGGTTTGGGTGTTTTACTTCTAAGCTGACAGGAGAACACGTTGGACTGCTGTTTGATTTTGATGTAGCTGCTGACACTGAGGAACCCCTGACTGTCCCTCTGCACTGTTGTGTTGGACAGTGATGTCACATCGTTTCCATCCCTGTCTCTCCAGATCACTTCAGGTTCAGGGCTCCACCCCTCTGATCTGCACACCAGCCGGGTCTGCTCTCCTTGTGAAGAGTCCATAGAGACTGAGGGCTGGGTCCCCAGagctgtcagggaatagagacagtgagacacacacagatagactgtcagggaatagagacagtgagacacacacagatagactgtcagggaatagagacagtgagacacacacagatagactgtcagggaatagagacagtgagacacacacagatagactgtcagggaattatagacacacacagactgaggaatagagacagtgagacacacacattaGACTGTCAGAGTGAGTGCTCTCGTATCCAGTCctgtgagtatcccagctccctgtattatattatgagttactgtgtcagtgctctcatatccagtcctgcgagtatcccagctccctgtattatattatgagttactgtgtcagtgctctcatatccagtcctgcgagtatcccagctccctgtattatattatgagttactgtgtcagtgctctcatatccagtcctgcgagtatcccagctccctgtattatattatgagttactgtgtcagtgctctcatatccagtcctgcgagtatcccagctccctgtattatattatgagttactgtgtcagtgctctcatatccagtcctgcgagtatcccagctccctgtattatattatgagttactgtgtcagtgctctcatatccagtcctgcgagtatcccagctccctgtattatattatgagttactgtgtcagtgtctctgctctcatatccagtcctgcgagtatcccagctccctgtattatattatgagttactgtgtcagtgctctcatatccagtcctgcgagtatcccagctccctgtattatattatgagttactgtgtcagtgctctcatatccagtcctgcgagtatcccagctccctgtattatattatgagttactgtgtcagtgctctcatatccagtcctgcgagtatcccagctccctgtattatattatgagttactgtgtcagtgctctcatatccagtcctgcgagtatcccagctccctgtattatattatgagttactgtgtcagtgctctcatatccagtcctgcgagtatcccagctccctgtattatattatgagttactgtgtcagtgctctcatatccagtcctgcgagtatcccagctccctgtattatattatgagttactgtgtcagtgctctcatatccagtcctgcgagtatcccagctccctgtattatattatgagttactgtgtcagtgctctcatatccagtcctgcgagtatcccagctccctgtattatattatgagttactgtgtcagtgctctcatatccagtcctgcgagtatcccagctccctgtattatattatgagttactgtgtcagtgctctcgtatccagtcctgcgagtatcccagctccctgtattatattatgagttactgtgtcagtgctctcgtatccagtcctgtgagtatcccagctccctgtattatattatgccCTGTGAAGGGGATCTAGGGGAGGTGGTCTATGCACGTCTCACTTCACAGATTGCTCTATATATCCAGAGAACTGCTCAATCGACTGTGTCAGTGAAacctggtattaacattattaagtgaaggttattgagaatatcagattctgaggGTATAGGgggagtctgtgtttctgttcagcattctgtctgcatgtctgtggCAATGTTccccagtcctgcgagtatcccagcccctgtgtgtatttctctgTCGTGTGTTGCGTGttgagtgttaatgttggtgtatattcattggtacacgggatataaacaggtctgtgtaacacgagtgtttaaaatgtatatttgtatttaggcacgaggattgcacagcacttcactgcaagtaaaatgtaataatatgtgagcacggggaattgcactttattaattcacagtgcagttgtaccgagactccaattgaatgattgattagcaatcgagtctcggtacagctgcataaaagcagcatgttttcactcactcggggttgtgtgttcggtgagtggagaacgggattgcagaaggagagtaaacaaagtaaaataacgtaAATAGAACTGTTTtgactcatcgtgtttgtttgtctgttagtgtcGTGTCTCattccagtcctgcgagtatcccagctccctgtattgtttactgtgtcagtgtctcagcgTCCTGCGAGTATCCCTGTATTATATTTGAGTCTGTTAGTTTTCAGTCTGTTTGTTTTGAGCtctctgtcattttgttttggttactgtgtcagtgctctgtcctgtgtttagtttgttttgttcaccctttttattttacaataaaccggcaccaGCAAGCGCATTTACCatatcactcgcagtgctgtgtgttttcttttggtctgacgtcacccctgaaGCCAAACTGTCACAATGTCACACTGGCATGTTTGTAACTTGGGGTGAgcgggagagaaggaatctgaacTGCAAATTTACCTCCCCCCTGTAAGGGTGCTAAGTAAGGATGGTGGTGCTCCTTCACAGGGATGGACCGACTCGATGGTAGGACGGAACCACAACTCTGCCATCTTGGTAAAAGGGCGTAGCTGTAACACTACTGAAcggctctattgtgatcagctgtgttgtgcgTGCTGATTGGACAGAGTGTGGCGCCGTACTGATCACAGGGAGCAgcacaaaggggacgcagctttGTGAGTACGGCCCCAAACGCTAAtacaggactcagggctgaagctacagagccagcagcACTGTGAGCACCAGCACCTGTACCAGGAATAAGctaggactcagggctgaagctacagagccagcacctgttccaggactcagggctgaagctacagagccag
Proteins encoded in this region:
- the LOC121310880 gene encoding butyrophilin subfamily 1 member A1-like, which produces MDSSQGEQTRLVCRSEGWSPEPEVIWRDRDGNDVTSLSNTTVQRDSQGFLSVSSYIKIKQQSNVFSCQLRSKTPKPDWESKLHISRDFFPGVSGWMVAFCLTLALSIGAIPLLVIQCPRKPSAILSLGSNPLN